The Camelus bactrianus isolate YW-2024 breed Bactrian camel chromosome 32, ASM4877302v1, whole genome shotgun sequence genome includes a region encoding these proteins:
- the TUG1 gene encoding taurine up-regulated 1: LEEALARPPPLPGLVGRRSGRAVDRAIGWRLFLLLWHPALGAQARPPRRAPGGRWRSRRVFLLVRRTRAAAYAFAIRRGVVRVVGGGGQLLRPAPGEAAAAGFGAAGEAGVAGAGLEAWRHPSGPARTQLGGQEGAGGWLVVGFLLCLFLLMPP, translated from the coding sequence CTCGAAGAAGCCCTGGCGcgccctccccccctccccggtCTGGTAGGGCGAAGGAGCGGGCGCGCGGTCGATCGAGCGATCGGTTGGCGGCTCTTTCTCCTGCTCTGGCATCCAGCTCTTGGGGCGCAGGCCCGGCCGCCGCGGCGCGCGCCCGGTGGCCGTTGGCGCTCGCGCCGTGTCTTTCTTCTCGTACGCAGAACTCGGGCGGCGGCCTATGCGTTTGCGATTCGACGAGGAGTCGTCCGGGTGGTCGGCGGCGGCGGGCAGCTGCTCCGCCCCGCTCccggggaggcggcggcggcgggattTGGCGCGGCCGGGGAAGCTGGGGTGGCCGGGGCCGGCCTGGAGGCCTGGCGCCACCCTTCAGGGCCTGCAAGGACCCAGTtgggggggcaggagggggccgGGGGATGGTTGGTGGTGGGctttctactttgccttttcctccttATGCCGCCTTAG